Genomic window (Saccharomyces cerevisiae S288C chromosome X, complete sequence):
CAACAGACACAGAGCTCGAACATCTTTTGACAGCCCTTGCATAATCCGTATTGTGTGAACACTCCCTCTGGGCAGAAGTATATGTCAATACCatagaggaaaagatgTTTAATTTCGTCAGACCGAAATCCAAGAAACTGTAAGACATTCATATTCTCGGAAGTATTGGGAAATTGTgctttcagtttctttctctctaGCAAAACCATTTGACTCCCTTTCCGCTTATACGACTCTTTGTTAATGTCGGTGACTGGATGGAATCTATTATCCTCAGCAttgccatctttattggCGTCCTCCTTGGCACTAGcgttggtactttcagtggtagtagcactagtgttggagttggtactttcggtggtagcagcactagtgttggagttggtactttcagtggtagtagcattagtgctggagttggtactttcagtggtagtagcattagtgctggagttggtactttcagtggtagtagcattagtgttggagttggtactttcagtggtagtagcattagtgctaGAGTTGATACTTTtagtggtagtagcactagtcctgacgttgatgctggcagtggtagtcgcactagtgctggagttggtactttcagtggtagtagcactagtcctgacgttgatgctggcagtggtagtagcactagtgttggagttggtactttcggtggtagtagcattagtgctggagttggtactttcagtggtagtcgcattagtgctggagttggtactttcagtggtagtagcactagtcctgacgttgatgctggcagtggtagtagcactagtcctgacgttggtgctggcagtggtagtagcattagtgctggagttggtagtCGCATTGGTACTGGCATTGGTGGTCGCATTAGTACTGGCATTGGTACTGGCATTGGTAGTCGCATTAGTACTAGCATTGGTAGTCGCAttagtcctgacgttggtACTAGCAGTGGTAATCGCATTAGTACTGGCGTTAGTACTGGCATTAGCACTACCATGAATGCACGTGTTGCTGTCCTCATCACTGCTGCAATACTTTCTGTACCTGTCACTGCTATTGCTCTCCTGGAAGCTAGACGGTAACGCAACGATCGACATGGAAGCTGTCGCCTGTTTTTCAGCCAATCTGTCCATTCTTTCTATCAGTTCCACTGTGTCAGCAGACAGGTCTGTCCTGGAGCCACAGCATCCAACATGCTggcccttttttcctttctttgattcaagtCCATAGAACTCGCGTACCTGTTCGGTTATACAGCCTTCCTTAATTGGTGGTAATTCACCCTTACGATTCCTTGCCGCCCAActgttttttctagatAATAGATAACAGAGGCCCCCATCTCTTAGTCTCCCTACACCTTGAATGAgctcaataatattaagtctattatcaagcatgatcaccatcatcaattgCTTAATGTCAATTCCTTCAGTCACTAATTTCGTTCCGATGAGAACTTGCATGCTACCGTCAGTGACAAACTCCTTTGTGCGAGACACCTTTTCTGCAGCACCCAGCTTCCCGTGTATCCATACCACCCTAAAATACTTTCTCCAAGAGCAGGCcaattcttccacttcGTTGGTTGTGCTTGCAACTACAATGGCCTTCGACTCTGGTTCACTTTCAAAGAGGGCTAAAAGAAGCTTCAGTGCTTCTTCGGGCTGTGATTCCACTTTCTTCCGAATTTTATGAACATGCCCTAAAGGCACCTCGGATTTCTCCTTGATTAGATTAAACATCCGTGTTGGATAGCTGGATAGACCTCTGCTGAGATCTTCCGACCGTTTGAGCTCGTTGATGTCCATCGATTTCTTGGCCAGTCCCGTAAGCCCAATACGCTGCAACGCAGCATCAGCTACAGCCTCAGGGGCTGTGCCGCTCAAAAAGATTGCTTTCTCAAAAGCgtcaaaatcaaggttAGTTATGCCCCCAAATTGCGACTGCCGGTAGACCTCCGTTTCAAAGTTGTGAAACTCATCTACAATGAGGTAACCCAATTTTACGTTGTTGGTCCTAAAGGTGCACTCAACAATATTCTCCCACGCAGCTATCCTGTCTGTGAAATTAGTGCTAGCAAGATCATCGTAGATCCCCACGTATAAATCAGTAACGCCATCGtaaccttcttcaataaagtttcttacAGGGGCCACATTCAAGCAACCGCGTCGGCCCAACCTGATCATGCAATTAGCAAGCAACACTGTGTACGGTACAAACAGAAACGACACATATTCCACGTCGCCCTTAGATGCCAGTGCTATCAAGGGGAGATGAAATAACTCCGTCTTACCATAGCCCGGTGGGGCCTGTACTGCCACAGAGGGTGTGTCTGCCATGTATATTTCATAACATAAGCGCAACTGATGCAAGTCCCTGAATTCAAAGGAGCTGCCAAAGAGTTTCTGGCCTGCGACGAGGATATCGTTTGTACTCTTGGGCTCTCGGGGCCTTTTTCGCGTtactcttgaaattttttgatgatgatttgaaCTCGCCGCCTCACCTGCCACTACGTCTTCCGCATTCCGAGTACTGGAGAATGAACAATGGTAGTCGCTTTCAAGGCCTAACCACTGAATCCAGCGCTCGGAAGCTCGTTCCTGCAATAAAGTGGCGGTCGTCCCACTGACACTAGTTAACGAAAAGGAATCCACACCGTAAATATTTCGCCCTGTTTGAACGGAATGATTGGCCATGAGTTCACTCGTCGCCGACTCGTACAAATCTGTTTCAAATCTGCTACCTACGCAGTGCCGTCCTAGGGCAATCAACCCCTGACGCATCTCCCGAAAATTCAGCTTCTGAGGTGCATTCTTCGGAAGTTCCCTCATGTACTGCCGAAAAGTTGCGTATTCAACCAGACAGCCCTTCGCGGTATTCAGAAACATGTAGGAATACAAAACTATCCTCGAAATGTCTCGATTTGTTACTTGATTTGGATCCTCAAATCCCACCACATCCATCCAAGGATCATGATTAAAAGCGTCATAACTGTTACCAAGCGCACATATTTGCATTTGCCTTAGCACAGtgacaaaataaaacacGTAATCTGAGGTGAGTCCGTCAAGCGTCTTTAGTCGAGGCTCCGATGAACCGTTCTTGTTGTAATCAGTGTACAGTTGGATGCGTCTTGTTGTATCATCGACGTATACGTTGCGCTGAGGACCGGCAAAAGCGAGTAGCTGAAGCTCTGGATAACGGTAAGGGTATCCTACGGCAAAATGGATCATCCACATAAGTGGCACCGTAAGCTCGTCAATTGCAACAGcgactttatttttaagagCCGCGGTCATTTTGTTAGTATCTCTTCTCAACTTGGGCAGCACAATTTCACGATATTTAACAGGtatcatttgaagaaaagaatcgTTTTCCAGATACTCGTCAATTCCTCGCTTCGGTTCTCTGAACAAAACTTCTCGATTACGCAAAATGAGGTTGGCAATATCAACCACTGTAGGCATATAAAAGCAGTTGTTCAACTCTCCCCAAAGGTTATCAAACTGAGCCTTGCATGCAAAGTAAAAGCCGCGGACATACTCGCGattaaaaaagttttccaCATACTGATATACCATCAGAAGAAGGTACCAAAGTTATTCTATAAGAGTCCTTCAGCGTGGTTTCCTGCGCTACTTCGTGGTACA
Coding sequences:
- a CDS encoding Y' element ATP-dependent helicase (Putative Y' element ATP-dependent helicase) yields the protein MKVSDRRKFEKANFDEFESALNNKNDLVHCPSITLFESIPTEVRSFYEDEKSGLIKVVKFRTGAMDRKRSFEKVVISVMVGKNVKKFLTFVEDEPDFQGGPIPSKYLIPKKINLMVYTLFQVHTLKFNRKDYDTLSLFYLNRGYYNELSFRVLERCHEIASARPNDSSTMRTFTDFVSGAPIVRSLQKSTIRKYGYNLAPYMFLLLHVDELSIFSAYQASLPGEKKVDTERLKRDLCPRKPIEIKYFSQICNDMMNKKDRLGDILHIILRACALNFGAGPRGGAGDEEDRSITNEEPIIPSVDEHGLKVCKLRSPNTPRRLRKTLDAVKALLVSSCACTARDLDIFDDNNGVAMWKWIKILYHEVAQETTLKDSYRITLVPSSDGISLLAFAGPQRNVYVDDTTRRIQLYTDYNKNGSSEPRLKTLDGLTSDYVFYFVTVLRQMQICALGNSYDAFNHDPWMDVVGFEDPNQVTNRDISRIVLYSYMFLNTAKGCLVEYATFRQYMRELPKNAPQKLNFREMRQGLIALGRHCVGSRFETDLYESATSELMANHSVQTGRNIYGVDSFSLTSVSGTTATLLQERASERWIQWLGLESDYHCSFSSTRNAEDVVAGEAASSNHHQKISRVTRKRPREPKSTNDILVAGQKLFGSSFEFRDLHQLRLCYEIYMADTPSVAVQAPPGYGKTELFHLPLIALASKGDVEYVSFLFVPYTVLLANCMIRLGRRGCLNVAPVRNFIEEGYDGVTDLYVGIYDDLASTNFTDRIAAWENIVECTFRTNNVKLGYLIVDEFHNFETEVYRQSQFGGITNLDFDAFEKAIFLSGTAPEAVADAALQRIGLTGLAKKSMDINELKRSEDLSRGLSSYPTRMFNLIKEKSEVPLGHVHKIRKKVESQPEEALKLLLALFESEPESKAIVVASTTNEVEELACSWRKYFRVVWIHGKLGAAEKVSRTKEFVTDGSMQVLIGTKLVTEGIDIKQLMMVIMLDNRLNIIELIQGVGRLRDGGLCYLLSRKNSWAARNRKGELPPIKEGCITEQVREFYGLESKKGKKGQHVGCCGSRTDLSADTVELIERMDRLAEKQATASMSIVALPSSFQESNSSDRYRKYCSSDEDSNTCIHGSANASTNASTNAITTASTNVRTNATTNASTNATTNASTNASTNATTNASTNATTNSSTNATTTASTNVRTSATTTASINVRTSATTTESTNSSTNATTTESTNSSTNATTTESTNSNTSATTTASINVRTSATTTESTNSSTSATTTASINVRTSATTTKSINSSTNATTTESTNSNTNATTTESTNSSTNATTTESTNSSTNATTTESTNSNTSAATTESTNSNTSATTTESTNASAKEDANKDGNAEDNRFHPVTDINKESYKRKGSQMVLLERKKLKAQFPNTSENMNVLQFLGFRSDEIKHLFLYGIDIYFCPEGVFTQYGLCKGCQKMFELCVCWAGQKVSYRRIAWEALAVERMLRNDEEYKEYLEDIEPYHGDPVGYLKYFSVKRREIYSQIQRNYAWYLAITRRRETISVLDSTRGKQGSQVFRMSGRQIKELYFKVWSNLRESKTEVLQYFLNWDEKKCQEEWEAKDDTVVVEALEKGGVFQRLRSMTSAGLQGPQYVKLQFSRHHRQLRSRYELSLGMHLRDQIALGVTPSKVPHWTAFLSMLIGLFYNKTFRQKLEYLLEQISEVWLLPHWLDLANVEVLAADDTRVPLYMLMVAVHKELDSDDVPDGRFDILLCRDSSREVGE